A stretch of bacterium DNA encodes these proteins:
- the phhB gene encoding putative pterin-4-alpha-carbinolamine dehydratase gives MREWTFPHFRAAFAFMTQVALLAERLDHHPDWSNSWNRVAIRLCTHDAGRVVTSLDVELARRISAITD, from the coding sequence GTGCGGGAGTGGACCTTTCCGCACTTCCGCGCCGCCTTTGCGTTCATGACGCAGGTCGCGCTTCTCGCGGAGCGACTGGACCATCATCCCGACTGGTCCAACTCCTGGAATCGCGTGGCGATACGGTTGTGTACCCACGATGCCGGACGGGTCGTGACGTCCCTCGATGTGGAGCTGGCCCGGCGGATTAGCGCCATTACCGACTGA
- the bepA_8 gene encoding Beta-barrel assembly-enhancing protease: MVLGGLFSPAKKLEGLIRNGEAALQKRDFTQAGTLFEQAKELLEKHKGTKDVDALGIRVLVGLARALDGQGRRESVFQYLDRALEFEGDKSQLLETLGNTYSTSNKEPVGPGAYRVYKKGYALAPGNERILLGYASGAWEAQEFTPETQKVFERAWRAHKDLISAVQGLGACYAQLAKYDQEALEVYRQLLKLDPQNEEHRLNVARCYSHLTNPPKDAYTVLQWARKLRPEDRLFFDGLTRIYLQSDEMLESIYEHLLDAYNLTPSTAIGRRLLPYLLRAKDTSEFAVEIYEQFWQNHERKEQILHLLSEHYLHSQRNDGTAREVYEALYDLNPGALANTQILAKMYAQEGRNDERAVGVYELALQGVDGASAAAIIHSLARGYLSAGRKDAKAREIYFRALAEKPQDHQVLLVLCEIALAKKVLDDRDLMVLERAFKLPATPKETRLKAAEVLAEHFIPRQRTDDLAIQLYRYLWQNTPEQLSALGVQLLASSLVAAGEGLKEAPLLKKALENRYDPAIGVALAQSYLADKRMDGEALAHYLRVLREDPTNEAIVEAVTPRILDKQDPDPQYYPIIIGALERNPKPVLQRLEGPKGRATLLTMAKTLLERRRYRQAQVVLEAARQINTNDAEIDYLLAVSMAAQGQANLAYPILQHLAKANPSPLVQYRLGHVAMLDGKHKEAAQVFAELAKAHPDHPLLIARQGQLAEATGQQKEAETLYKALAASKSSYAPYGTLKLALLHSTNGTLVDTASISAITEDKIFGSQAQSLLAAAQFRTGRAEFERNNYRAAARAWEQALELTSQQSPNPIAPCLSEAIFRLGVEAFSREEYTQAEAHFRKAADVDPEHGAAALFEGAACHASGKIIKAKACYERVLDRYPALRPEVALLYGKLELHKKHYDLANDILEGALEGKFRPYALLGRAISYYLNEDEERLPAVLQGNAMMEIYEAGLLHPAFMGVLHYQAGTAREGAALLEKVVQKDLAEKSFPFEGLFILGLLYIKADQRKLALYHWQRLLDLSVQDILRMGEERGIPKVKMVELYYSLLYRYLADSMVEEATGVLQKLEQMDPEGQDLAIARSYLALHKGYLAAKEQAYHHAINFWKDALKHAPNLAAYQNLGLVEMIKAHPDQALRYWKTFFEFMEKKVKVAPDENDVIQLNETRRIVNLLNTFQEEEEFKAAVKKEILIDDIEQVNSHYWTLGLTKGATVQDAEKSYFRLIRTYNPERYPKEFMTIEAAYQFFQDGPRLRKAEILVFNCFNLHKALRASRLPFKWGLPELPAINREVDGFVATDRVGKIVQPKQYVQKPALDAVGETLEVGDVQLVDFLATW, encoded by the coding sequence ATGGTTTTGGGGGGACTGTTCAGTCCGGCCAAAAAACTCGAGGGGCTGATTCGCAATGGCGAAGCGGCCCTGCAAAAGCGTGACTTCACGCAGGCAGGGACCCTTTTCGAGCAGGCGAAAGAGCTGCTGGAAAAGCACAAGGGGACCAAGGATGTGGATGCCCTGGGCATCCGGGTGCTGGTCGGGCTGGCGCGAGCGCTGGATGGACAGGGACGTCGTGAGTCGGTCTTTCAGTACCTGGACCGGGCACTGGAGTTTGAGGGCGACAAGTCGCAGCTGCTGGAAACACTGGGTAATACCTATTCGACTTCGAACAAAGAGCCGGTCGGACCAGGTGCCTACCGCGTCTATAAGAAGGGCTATGCCCTGGCTCCGGGGAATGAACGGATCCTGCTGGGTTATGCCTCAGGGGCCTGGGAAGCGCAGGAGTTCACCCCGGAAACACAAAAAGTCTTCGAGCGGGCCTGGCGGGCGCATAAGGACCTCATCTCTGCGGTCCAGGGACTCGGGGCCTGTTACGCCCAACTCGCGAAGTACGATCAGGAAGCCCTCGAAGTCTACCGGCAGCTCCTGAAGCTCGATCCCCAGAATGAGGAGCACCGACTCAATGTCGCGCGGTGCTATTCCCACCTGACGAATCCGCCGAAGGACGCCTACACGGTGCTGCAGTGGGCACGGAAGCTCCGCCCCGAGGATCGCCTCTTTTTCGATGGGCTGACCCGGATCTATCTCCAGTCCGACGAGATGCTGGAGTCGATCTACGAGCACCTGCTGGACGCGTACAACCTGACGCCCAGTACTGCCATCGGGCGTCGGCTCCTGCCGTACCTCCTGCGCGCGAAAGACACCAGCGAATTCGCGGTCGAAATCTACGAGCAGTTCTGGCAGAACCACGAGCGTAAAGAACAGATTCTGCATCTGCTCTCAGAGCACTACCTGCATTCCCAGCGGAACGATGGGACCGCCCGGGAAGTCTATGAAGCGCTCTACGATCTGAATCCCGGTGCCCTGGCGAACACCCAGATCCTGGCGAAGATGTACGCCCAGGAAGGCCGGAACGATGAGCGGGCAGTCGGCGTGTATGAACTCGCGCTGCAGGGAGTCGATGGGGCTTCCGCGGCGGCGATCATCCACAGCCTGGCCCGGGGGTATCTGAGTGCGGGCCGCAAAGATGCCAAGGCGCGGGAAATCTACTTCCGGGCACTGGCGGAGAAGCCCCAGGATCACCAGGTCCTGCTCGTGCTTTGCGAGATTGCACTCGCCAAGAAGGTCCTGGACGATCGGGACCTGATGGTGCTGGAGCGGGCATTCAAGCTCCCCGCGACTCCCAAAGAAACCCGTCTGAAAGCCGCCGAAGTCCTCGCCGAGCATTTCATTCCCCGGCAGCGGACCGATGACCTGGCGATCCAGCTCTATCGCTATCTCTGGCAGAACACGCCGGAGCAGTTGTCGGCCCTCGGGGTGCAGTTGCTCGCCAGCAGCCTGGTCGCTGCGGGCGAGGGGCTCAAGGAAGCGCCGCTGCTGAAGAAGGCGCTGGAGAATCGCTACGACCCCGCCATCGGGGTCGCCCTGGCGCAGTCGTATCTTGCCGACAAGCGGATGGATGGGGAGGCCCTGGCGCATTACCTCCGGGTGCTGCGCGAGGATCCCACGAACGAAGCGATTGTTGAGGCAGTGACGCCCCGGATCCTGGATAAGCAGGACCCGGACCCGCAGTACTACCCCATCATTATTGGTGCGCTGGAGCGGAATCCGAAGCCGGTGCTGCAGCGACTGGAAGGCCCTAAGGGTCGGGCGACGCTGCTGACGATGGCGAAAACACTGCTGGAGCGTCGGCGCTATCGCCAGGCGCAGGTGGTGCTGGAAGCAGCCCGTCAGATCAATACCAATGATGCCGAGATCGACTACCTCCTGGCGGTCTCGATGGCCGCGCAGGGGCAGGCGAACCTGGCGTACCCGATCCTCCAGCATCTGGCCAAAGCCAATCCTTCGCCCCTCGTGCAATACCGTCTGGGGCATGTCGCGATGCTCGATGGCAAGCACAAGGAGGCCGCACAGGTCTTTGCGGAACTGGCTAAGGCCCATCCGGACCATCCGTTGCTGATTGCGCGCCAGGGACAACTGGCGGAAGCGACCGGTCAGCAGAAGGAGGCGGAGACGCTCTACAAAGCGCTGGCCGCCTCGAAGAGCTCCTATGCACCGTACGGGACCCTCAAGCTGGCGCTCCTGCATTCCACCAACGGCACGCTGGTCGATACCGCTTCCATTTCGGCCATCACCGAGGACAAGATTTTTGGGTCGCAGGCACAGTCGCTGCTGGCTGCCGCGCAGTTCAGGACTGGTCGCGCGGAGTTCGAGCGGAACAACTACCGGGCGGCAGCCCGGGCCTGGGAGCAGGCCCTGGAACTGACCAGTCAGCAGAGCCCGAATCCCATCGCGCCCTGTCTGAGCGAGGCGATTTTCCGCCTCGGAGTCGAAGCCTTCAGCCGGGAGGAGTACACCCAGGCGGAAGCGCATTTCCGCAAAGCGGCCGATGTGGACCCCGAGCATGGAGCGGCCGCCCTTTTCGAAGGGGCCGCCTGTCACGCCTCGGGCAAGATCATCAAAGCGAAGGCCTGCTACGAGCGGGTGCTGGATCGCTATCCCGCCCTGCGGCCTGAAGTCGCGCTCCTGTATGGCAAGCTCGAACTCCACAAGAAGCATTACGACCTGGCCAATGACATCCTGGAAGGGGCCCTGGAGGGGAAGTTCCGTCCCTATGCTCTGTTGGGACGCGCCATCAGTTACTACCTGAATGAGGATGAGGAACGGCTCCCGGCGGTGCTGCAGGGGAACGCCATGATGGAAATCTACGAAGCCGGGCTGCTGCATCCGGCGTTTATGGGGGTGCTGCACTACCAGGCAGGGACCGCCAGGGAAGGTGCGGCACTGCTGGAGAAAGTGGTCCAGAAGGACCTCGCCGAGAAGTCCTTTCCCTTCGAAGGGCTCTTCATCCTCGGACTCCTGTACATCAAAGCGGACCAGCGCAAACTCGCGCTCTACCACTGGCAGCGGCTGCTCGATCTCTCCGTGCAGGACATCCTGCGGATGGGTGAAGAGCGAGGGATCCCGAAAGTCAAGATGGTGGAGCTCTACTACAGCCTCCTCTATCGGTACCTCGCCGACTCCATGGTGGAAGAAGCGACCGGCGTGTTACAGAAGCTGGAGCAAATGGACCCCGAGGGCCAGGATCTCGCCATCGCCCGCAGCTACCTGGCGCTGCACAAGGGGTATCTCGCCGCCAAAGAGCAGGCGTATCACCACGCCATCAATTTCTGGAAAGACGCGCTAAAGCATGCGCCGAATCTCGCGGCATATCAGAATCTCGGCCTGGTCGAGATGATCAAGGCGCATCCGGATCAGGCACTGCGGTACTGGAAGACCTTCTTCGAGTTCATGGAGAAGAAGGTCAAAGTCGCGCCGGATGAAAACGATGTCATCCAGCTCAACGAGACCCGCCGGATCGTGAACCTTCTGAACACCTTCCAGGAAGAGGAAGAGTTTAAGGCGGCCGTGAAGAAGGAAATCCTGATCGACGACATCGAGCAGGTGAATTCGCATTACTGGACCCTGGGCCTGACCAAAGGCGCGACAGTCCAGGATGCCGAAAAGTCGTACTTCCGGCTCATCCGCACCTACAACCCGGAGCGGTATCCGAAGGAATTCATGACGATCGAGGCGGCCTACCAGTTCTTCCAGGATGGTCCGCGTCTGCGAAAAGCCGAGATCCTGGTCTTCAACTGCTTCAATCTCCACAAAGCGCTCCGGGCGAGCCGCCTCCCCTTCAAGTGGGGGCTGCCGGAGCTGCCGGCGATTAATCGTGAAGTGGATGGCTTCGTGGCGACTGACCGGGTCGGCAAGATCGTGCAGCCCAAACAGTATGTGCAGAAGCCGGCTCTTGACGCGGTCGGTGAGACGCTGGAGGTGGGGGATGTGCAGCTGGTGGACTTTCTGGCGACCTGGTAA